From Woronichinia naegeliana WA131, the proteins below share one genomic window:
- a CDS encoding discoidin domain-containing protein: MTINPFSPILDTAVGNVIQVLSNSTVAPPSAGTIAFSNSQFSVNENGIPITQVILTRTGGSDGEVSATLNLTDGTALSSGTPNDYNNAPITVNFADGETSKTVIIPITDDNLIETSETINLTLADPTNGATIGTQNNAILTIVDNETSTGSLISQNLPVANYTASSIYIGSPWNGGPEAAFDNDFSQVWSSSDFPAQWIEVDLGKEYALNTIQLLTTQLPDGNTTHEIWVSNQPIAWSGNGVLADAIQGYTRSGQWLRDDFSNITIGRYVQIKTVASPSWVGWQKIEVYGSNAIVGTSNNDNLIGTAANDTILGLEGNDQLDGKAGSDILQGGLGNDTYTIDNLGDQITENLNEGTDTVKSYITYTLGNNLENLTLLGGSNLSGTGNELNNTLLGNNGNNTLMGGNGNDILDGQAGNDTMQGGLGNDTYTLSSAGDVVTENANEGTDTVKTYLTYTLGNNLENLTLLGNADIDGTGNSLNNSLTGNNFNNTLSGGDGNDTLNGTIGNDTLIGGNGNDSAYYYNATDSVIVNLATGIANDGQDGIDTLSQIENVQGSNTAGDNLTGNTGVNVLYGYGGADILNGGGGNDLLYLGSDTVKDTVNYTSGDGVDTVYNFVRGASGDLLKFTGITAIDVQVSGTSTLFKVGDGISSNTGFGSGTLLLTTSATTGFVAADVNVNLLGATFAFS, encoded by the coding sequence ATGACTATTAATCCATTTTCGCCAATTCTCGATACGGCTGTTGGCAATGTTATTCAGGTTTTAAGTAATTCTACCGTTGCTCCTCCGTCGGCGGGAACCATCGCCTTTAGTAATTCCCAATTTAGCGTTAACGAAAACGGCATTCCCATCACTCAAGTAATCCTCACTCGCACAGGGGGAAGCGATGGAGAAGTTAGCGCAACCCTTAACTTAACTGATGGCACCGCATTGTCATCAGGAACGCCAAATGATTACAATAACGCTCCTATTACAGTTAATTTTGCCGATGGTGAAACCAGTAAAACGGTTATTATTCCTATTACGGATGATAACCTAATAGAAACCTCCGAAACGATTAATCTAACGTTAGCAGATCCGACTAATGGAGCAACAATTGGAACACAAAATAACGCAATACTCACTATTGTTGATAATGAAACTTCTACGGGATCATTAATTTCTCAGAATTTACCCGTTGCCAACTATACCGCTAGTAGCATTTATATTGGATCCCCTTGGAACGGGGGGCCTGAAGCCGCCTTTGATAACGACTTCTCACAAGTCTGGAGTTCCAGCGACTTTCCAGCACAATGGATTGAAGTCGATCTTGGTAAGGAATATGCCCTTAATACCATTCAGCTTTTGACGACACAATTACCAGATGGTAATACAACTCATGAAATTTGGGTTTCTAACCAACCGATTGCTTGGTCTGGTAATGGCGTTTTGGCCGACGCAATTCAAGGTTACACAAGGAGTGGACAATGGCTAAGGGATGATTTTAGTAACATAACCATTGGCCGCTATGTTCAAATCAAAACTGTTGCATCGCCATCCTGGGTAGGTTGGCAGAAAATCGAAGTTTATGGTTCTAATGCGATTGTTGGTACGTCGAACAATGATAACCTTATCGGAACCGCCGCTAACGACACCATACTTGGCCTAGAAGGCAACGACCAACTCGACGGCAAAGCAGGTAGCGACATCCTGCAAGGTGGCCTAGGTAACGACACTTATACCATTGATAACCTTGGCGATCAAATCACCGAAAACCTCAACGAAGGAACCGATACCGTTAAAAGCTATATCACCTATACCCTCGGTAATAATCTCGAAAACCTTACCCTACTAGGCGGCAGTAACCTTAGCGGTACAGGCAACGAACTCAACAACACCCTGTTAGGGAACAATGGCAACAATACCCTCATGGGCGGTAATGGCAACGATATTCTCGATGGCCAAGCCGGAAACGATACCATGCAAGGTGGTCTAGGCAACGACACCTATACCTTAAGCAGCGCAGGAGATGTGGTTACTGAAAATGCCAACGAAGGAACCGATACCGTCAAAACCTATCTAACTTATACCCTTGGCAATAATCTCGAAAATCTCACCCTATTAGGCAATGCCGATATTGATGGTACAGGTAATAGTCTTAACAACAGCTTGACTGGCAATAATTTTAATAACACCCTCAGTGGCGGCGATGGTAATGATACGCTCAATGGCACAATTGGCAATGACACCTTAATTGGTGGCAATGGCAACGATTCTGCCTACTATTACAATGCGACCGACTCCGTAATCGTTAATTTGGCCACAGGAATCGCTAACGACGGTCAGGATGGCATAGATACTCTCTCCCAAATTGAGAATGTCCAAGGCTCCAATACCGCAGGCGATAATCTGACGGGCAATACGGGGGTTAACGTTCTCTATGGCTACGGCGGTGCAGATATCCTCAACGGTGGAGGCGGCAATGATCTGCTCTATCTGGGCAGTGATACCGTTAAAGATACCGTTAACTATACCAGTGGTGATGGTGTTGATACGGTTTACAACTTTGTGCGTGGAGCAAGTGGAGATCTGCTCAAATTCACCGGCATAACCGCTATTGACGTACAAGTTTCTGGCACAAGTACCCTGTTTAAAGTGGGTGATGGAATTTCAAGTAATACTGGCTTTGGTTCAGGAACTTTACTGTTAACCACCAGTGCTACCACAGGTTTTGTCGCTGCCGATGTTAATGTCAATCTCTTAGGAGCAACCTTCGCTTTTAGTTAA
- a CDS encoding phosphoribosyltransferase — MSNYQRFPNRVIAGQNLAQKLQTYQNCSNGLVLALPRGGVPVAFPIAQSLDFPLDLCLVRKLGAPERPELAMGAIAGGNIQVMNPDIVNWLGITAAQIASIVEQEQQELERRAHCYRGQKPFPNLSDRIIILVDDGIATGATMQAAIAAIQSQNPRTLIVAVPVVAPAIYHLLQTLVDEVVCLIQPGASHLR, encoded by the coding sequence ATGTCAAACTATCAACGATTTCCCAATCGGGTTATTGCCGGTCAAAATTTGGCCCAAAAACTACAAACCTATCAAAATTGCTCTAATGGCTTAGTTCTCGCCTTGCCCAGAGGTGGTGTTCCTGTTGCCTTTCCCATCGCCCAATCTTTGGATTTTCCCTTAGATCTCTGTTTAGTCCGCAAACTAGGCGCACCGGAACGTCCAGAATTAGCAATGGGCGCGATCGCTGGCGGTAACATTCAAGTCATGAACCCCGATATTGTTAATTGGTTAGGGATTACTGCGGCTCAAATTGCCTCTATTGTAGAGCAAGAACAGCAAGAACTGGAACGCCGTGCCCATTGTTATCGAGGCCAGAAACCTTTTCCGAATCTCTCAGATCGCATTATTATTTTGGTCGATGATGGCATTGCCACCGGAGCTACCATGCAAGCGGCGATCGCGGCCATTCAATCCCAAAATCCCCGCACTTTAATTGTTGCCGTTCCCGTTGTTGCTCCTGCTATTTATCACTTGTTGCAAACCCTAGTGGATGAAGTTGTTTGTTTAATTCAACCGGGTGCATCCCACTTAAGATAA
- a CDS encoding DUF433 domain-containing protein, whose amino-acid sequence MEIQLNRYIEITPNIRSGKPCIAGRRITVADIAIAYLRLGQSLEEIAGEYDLSLAEVYTAIAFYYDNKTAIDESIRASEVFAESLRPQYPSFMKLHYPMR is encoded by the coding sequence ATGGAAATCCAACTTAATCGCTATATCGAAATCACTCCTAACATCAGAAGCGGTAAACCTTGCATTGCCGGTCGGCGTATTACTGTTGCAGATATTGCGATCGCCTATTTGCGATTAGGACAATCATTAGAAGAAATTGCCGGCGAATATGATCTTTCCCTAGCAGAAGTCTATACCGCGATCGCTTTTTATTACGATAATAAAACCGCCATAGATGAAAGCATTCGAGCCTCAGAAGTCTTTGCTGAATCTCTACGTCCTCAATATCCCTCATTTATGAAATTGCACTACCCGATGAGATGA
- a CDS encoding ISKra4 family transposase, whose amino-acid sequence MKTLVGEVEISQKQARKLKVSPKIVLSPGLEKCCLRASAKTSYQQAEEDIEELMGIKVGHSSLHRLVERTELPLAQAQSESAGVSIDGGKICLRGEEKEGGQWRDYKLVSLHGNVCEAFFQDPEGLKNWSNVQPLSPIVTFLGDGHPGIWNAVESFATQSWLIRREVLDWYHLKENLFKVGGSLKRLEAVEHLLWRGFVNKAIDAFDGVKSKRAKNFQAYLTKHYQRIPDYQYYQQLGIVIGSGDVESKIKQVGARVKLSGARWHLHNVSRILRLRCAYLNHSPLLSVNVLS is encoded by the coding sequence ATCAAAACCCTAGTCGGAGAAGTGGAAATAAGCCAAAAACAAGCCAGAAAACTAAAGGTGTCGCCAAAAATCGTCTTAAGTCCAGGTTTAGAGAAATGCTGTCTAAGAGCCAGTGCGAAAACATCCTACCAACAAGCAGAAGAAGATATAGAGGAGTTGATGGGGATAAAAGTAGGACATAGCAGTTTACATCGCTTGGTAGAACGGACAGAACTGCCCTTAGCTCAAGCTCAGTCAGAGAGTGCGGGGGTCAGTATAGATGGGGGAAAGATTTGTCTGCGGGGCGAGGAGAAGGAAGGGGGACAGTGGCGAGATTATAAACTGGTGAGTCTTCATGGCAATGTCTGTGAAGCCTTTTTCCAAGACCCAGAGGGCTTAAAGAATTGGAGCAATGTTCAACCTTTGTCCCCAATAGTGACCTTTTTGGGAGATGGTCATCCCGGAATCTGGAATGCGGTAGAGAGTTTCGCCACTCAATCGTGGCTGATACGACGAGAGGTGTTGGATTGGTATCATCTCAAGGAGAATCTGTTCAAAGTGGGTGGCTCTCTCAAACGGCTAGAAGCAGTGGAGCATTTACTGTGGCGGGGTTTTGTGAACAAGGCAATAGATGCGTTTGATGGAGTCAAAAGCAAGAGGGCAAAGAATTTTCAAGCCTATTTGACGAAGCATTATCAGCGTATCCCTGATTACCAATACTATCAACAGCTTGGTATTGTGATTGGTTCTGGTGATGTGGAGTCTAAGATTAAACAGGTGGGAGCTAGGGTTAAATTGTCGGGAGCACGTTGGCATCTTCATAATGTTTCTCGTATTCTTCGGCTACGATGTGCTTATCTCAATCACTCTCCTCTTTTGAGTGTCAATGTATTATCTTAA
- a CDS encoding alpha/beta hydrolase, producing the protein MQFLCPEPFNPNLPALIYLPGMDGTGQLFHRQSSTLARFFNIYCLSLPTKDKSTWQSLSQNIWDLSHKVIGDRPIHLCGESFGGCLALQLALNASKSVEQLILINPASSFSRYPWLSWGVSLTRSLPMAWHSTTTLGFLPFLAALDRIESGDRRQLLQSMRSVSPDVISWRLGLLQNFALAPQAIQNFESPTLILASRNDRLLPSVTEGQRLQSLFPHAKFQVLPYSGHACLLEKDLSLTEIFDQQGFLPLS; encoded by the coding sequence ATGCAATTTTTGTGTCCCGAACCCTTTAATCCTAATTTACCGGCCTTAATTTATTTACCTGGCATGGATGGGACAGGTCAGCTTTTCCATCGTCAATCTTCAACCTTGGCCAGATTTTTTAATATTTATTGTCTGTCCTTGCCAACTAAAGATAAAAGTACCTGGCAATCCTTAAGCCAAAATATTTGGGATCTGTCTCATAAAGTTATCGGCGATCGCCCTATTCATCTTTGTGGAGAATCCTTTGGCGGTTGTCTGGCTCTCCAGTTAGCTCTCAATGCGAGTAAAAGTGTTGAACAATTAATTTTAATTAATCCGGCTTCTTCTTTTTCTCGCTATCCCTGGTTAAGTTGGGGGGTTAGTTTAACGCGATCGCTGCCTATGGCTTGGCATTCCACCACTACCCTAGGTTTTTTACCCTTTTTAGCCGCTTTGGATCGTATTGAATCCGGCGATCGTCGTCAATTGTTGCAGTCTATGCGATCGGTTTCCCCTGATGTGATCAGTTGGCGTTTAGGGTTATTACAAAATTTTGCCCTAGCCCCTCAAGCTATACAAAACTTCGAGTCACCGACCCTAATTTTAGCCAGTCGTAATGATCGTTTATTACCCTCAGTCACAGAAGGTCAACGCCTACAGTCTCTCTTTCCCCATGCCAAGTTTCAAGTCCTACCCTATAGTGGTCATGCTTGTTTGTTGGAAAAAGATCTAAGTTTAACGGAAATTTTTGATCAACAAGGTTTTTTACCTTTATCCTAA
- a CDS encoding transglutaminase family protein: MLYQIHHHTQYHYHQAVLLKPQILRLRPRSDGWQSLQNFALTVNPEPGGISVVNDLDGNCLQRLWFSEPTEQFSLTVDSLVETHIQNPFNFLLEAWALQLPFDYPTSLYRQLQPYWQSYGIHPDPSAIALGQEIAQDSQRNPLLFLSTLTQRLHENCNYTVREQGQPWEAGVTWQNKLGSCRDLTVLFMEVCRSVGLAARFVSGYQEGDQDIADWELHAWAEVYLPGGGWRGYDPTHGLAVSDRHIALVASAIPAYCAPVSGDITPLHPALKKQKLPPAQMTNRVKVTVLNPSEGQQWQSQSY; the protein is encoded by the coding sequence GTGCTTTATCAGATCCACCATCATACCCAGTATCATTATCATCAGGCAGTATTATTAAAGCCTCAAATCCTCCGCTTGCGCCCCCGTTCTGATGGCTGGCAATCCCTACAAAATTTTGCCTTAACCGTCAATCCTGAACCAGGGGGAATCAGTGTGGTTAATGATTTAGATGGTAATTGTCTTCAACGTCTTTGGTTTTCTGAGCCGACAGAACAGTTCAGTTTAACGGTTGATTCTTTGGTAGAAACCCATATTCAGAATCCTTTTAATTTTTTGCTGGAAGCCTGGGCTTTGCAGCTACCCTTTGATTATCCCACCTCGCTCTATCGACAGTTACAACCCTATTGGCAATCCTATGGTATTCACCCCGATCCCTCCGCGATCGCCTTGGGCCAGGAAATTGCCCAGGACAGCCAGCGTAACCCTTTATTATTCCTCTCTACCTTGACTCAACGACTGCATGAAAACTGTAACTATACGGTGCGAGAACAAGGTCAACCCTGGGAAGCTGGTGTGACCTGGCAAAATAAATTAGGTTCCTGCCGAGATCTGACCGTACTGTTTATGGAAGTGTGTCGCTCCGTTGGTTTAGCAGCCCGTTTTGTCAGTGGTTATCAAGAGGGAGATCAGGATATTGCCGACTGGGAATTACACGCCTGGGCAGAGGTTTATTTGCCTGGGGGAGGATGGCGCGGTTACGATCCTACTCATGGTTTAGCCGTCAGCGATCGCCATATTGCCTTGGTAGCCAGTGCGATTCCGGCCTATTGTGCTCCGGTTTCAGGAGATATTACCCCGCTTCATCCGGCTTTAAAAAAGCAAAAATTACCCCCTGCCCAGATGACGAACAGAGTGAAAGTGACGGTTCTAAACCCCAGTGAAGGGCAACAGTGGCAAAGTCAAAGTTATTAA
- a CDS encoding BrnT family toxin encodes MAFEWDEKKAAANLKKHGVDFEEAKTVFDNPLAVIFSDQLHSTDEPREIIIGHSRRNRLLVIVFTERYPKIRIITARLATYQERNNYERNII; translated from the coding sequence ATGGCGTTTGAATGGGATGAGAAAAAAGCTGCTGCTAATCTTAAGAAGCATGGCGTTGACTTCGAGGAAGCGAAAACCGTTTTCGACAATCCTCTAGCCGTTATCTTTTCCGATCAGTTACATTCTACGGATGAGCCACGAGAAATCATTATCGGTCACTCTCGGCGTAATCGATTACTTGTCATTGTCTTCACGGAACGATATCCTAAAATCCGTATTATTACTGCCCGTCTAGCTACTTACCAAGAGCGTAACAATTATGAACGAAATATCATTTGA
- a CDS encoding IS4 family transposase, with the protein MTTAAVEEYKIMLSVGDTTFLDYRNIKEKREGYGPTGKGGNGLILHSALAIEPEKGQVLGLLWQKLWNREVKEKPPTDETAKQKKERQKEQRKAARQRPFEEKESYKWVEALNTCEKQVESSTRVIHVFDREGDVSEVFDSVRQLKHTGVLVRASHNRSLDKNSERLWQHLESEPIRFHQEIEIPSTGKRKARKVKLAVRFCSVNLRTPYRFDNRDPLNVYAVYATEIDCPEGETPLSWMLLTTEVVETIEMAVTILRWYTYRWRVEEFHKVLKSGCQSERYRLASDGMKTLLGFLSVIAVELLHVTYLHRTQPDALAIEILNPLQLQVLKAAASQKLPPILTVAWAVESVAFLGGYLEHRRKTPLGIQVLWRGWLKLHDLCQGWQLAIRT; encoded by the coding sequence ATGACAACTGCCGCCGTAGAAGAATATAAGATAATGCTATCAGTCGGAGATACGACCTTCTTAGATTATCGCAATATCAAGGAAAAAAGGGAAGGGTATGGGCCGACTGGAAAAGGAGGGAATGGATTAATACTGCATAGTGCTTTAGCAATTGAGCCAGAAAAAGGACAAGTATTAGGTTTATTATGGCAAAAACTGTGGAATAGGGAGGTAAAAGAAAAGCCCCCAACAGATGAAACGGCGAAGCAGAAAAAAGAAAGACAGAAAGAACAAAGAAAAGCAGCTCGTCAAAGACCATTTGAGGAAAAAGAATCCTACAAATGGGTAGAGGCTCTAAACACCTGTGAGAAACAGGTAGAAAGTTCAACGAGGGTAATTCATGTATTTGACAGAGAAGGAGATGTTTCAGAAGTCTTTGACTCAGTGCGTCAACTCAAGCATACAGGAGTGCTGGTCAGAGCGTCTCATAATCGTAGTTTAGACAAAAATAGTGAACGACTTTGGCAACATTTGGAATCAGAACCGATTCGTTTTCATCAAGAAATCGAGATTCCGAGTACAGGAAAAAGAAAAGCACGGAAGGTTAAGCTTGCCGTCCGATTTTGCTCAGTTAATCTACGAACTCCCTATCGTTTTGATAATCGTGACCCGTTGAATGTCTATGCTGTTTATGCGACAGAAATCGATTGTCCCGAAGGCGAAACTCCTTTATCTTGGATGCTTCTGACTACAGAAGTTGTTGAGACTATTGAGATGGCTGTCACTATTCTTCGTTGGTACACCTACCGATGGCGGGTTGAAGAATTTCATAAAGTCCTTAAGTCTGGTTGTCAGAGTGAGCGTTATCGACTTGCCTCTGATGGAATGAAAACTCTTTTGGGTTTTTTAAGTGTCATTGCTGTTGAACTTTTACACGTTACTTATCTTCATCGTACCCAGCCCGATGCTCTCGCGATTGAAATTCTTAATCCTCTTCAACTTCAGGTGTTAAAAGCAGCCGCCTCTCAAAAACTTCCCCCTATTTTGACTGTTGCTTGGGCTGTCGAGTCTGTTGCTTTTCTTGGTGGTTATCTTGAACATCGTCGTAAAACTCCTCTCGGTATCCAAGTCCTTTGGCGCGGTTGGTTGAAGTTGCATGACCTTTGCCAAGGCTGGCAGCTTGCAATCCGCACTTAA
- a CDS encoding YggT family protein produces the protein MNPAQLAVNGLGIFLALMTVLFIFRIILTWYPQIELTKMPWRLVALPTEPLLIPVRKLIPPLGGVDIAPIIWVGIFTLLREILIGQQGILTLGLSFQATP, from the coding sequence ATGAATCCTGCCCAGCTTGCTGTTAATGGTCTTGGTATTTTCTTGGCCTTGATGACGGTTTTGTTCATTTTTCGGATCATTCTAACCTGGTATCCCCAGATCGAGTTAACCAAAATGCCCTGGCGATTGGTTGCCCTGCCAACGGAACCCCTATTAATTCCGGTTCGTAAGCTTATTCCGCCCTTGGGTGGTGTGGATATTGCCCCGATCATTTGGGTCGGCATTTTTACCCTATTGCGGGAAATTTTGATCGGACAACAGGGGATTCTAACCCTCGGTCTATCTTTTCAGGCAACACCTTAA
- a CDS encoding PIN domain-containing protein — protein sequence MNSLFIDTSGWASLFISTQPYYHQAEQYFRLSLKQQKKLYTTNYILAELVALLNSPLRVSRSRLFEIIDAIKMVDYVEILYIDKATDNLAWQLCKSRLDKAWSLVDCTSFIVMQQLEILETLTTDHHFEQAGFIRLLK from the coding sequence ATGAATAGTTTGTTTATTGATACTTCGGGTTGGGCAAGTCTTTTTATTTCAACTCAGCCTTACTATCATCAGGCAGAACAATATTTTCGTTTGTCCCTTAAACAACAAAAAAAACTCTATACGACCAATTATATTCTGGCTGAATTAGTCGCTTTATTAAATAGTCCACTTCGGGTTTCCCGTTCTCGTCTCTTTGAAATTATTGATGCCATTAAAATGGTAGATTATGTTGAGATTCTCTATATTGATAAAGCAACTGATAATTTAGCCTGGCAACTTTGCAAAAGTAGATTAGATAAAGCCTGGTCATTAGTTGACTGTACTTCCTTTATTGTAATGCAGCAACTTGAAATTCTGGAAACATTAACAACCGATCATCATTTTGAGCAGGCAGGTTTTATTCGTTTACTCAAATGA
- a CDS encoding pentapeptide repeat-containing protein, with protein MAALVLMIISSFFSTINSILISYLFDESRTDIQIASWVSLIFLLFFCVFTWRKNILAGAMAGAVAVAIVGALSSLLVAEAGGGILVAGGVAITLALVAGVSVAIMATVLALVGVERAVVGIAGTVIVTVAGGVGVASLRVGVREVATAVVVTLTLFFCYTGWLTLKKEHRDPWLRRIVIAFAGLGGTSFFHANLTATDFTGATLKSTNFNQAILNKTIFKQAIKLELARPGKTLLVNPQVRELLINPSTGAGQDLSKADLRGANLDGANLQKTNLQLADLSQASFKYANLREANLTEVNAVNADLSHATLTGACVENWNIDATTQLENIDCQYVYLLNNQKERRPSSGEFEPGEFTQLFEEVFDTVDLIFRDGMDWKALMNTFKEVQVQNEDTPLQVQAIENKGNGVFIVKVHVPPDANKEKIHQELTEIYQIKAQLTAQDEQLKFLREQNTDLMQIIKIQANN; from the coding sequence TTGGCGGCGTTGGTATTAATGATAATTTCGAGTTTTTTCTCTACCATAAATTCAATTCTTATTAGCTACCTTTTTGATGAATCAAGAACAGACATTCAGATAGCAAGTTGGGTCAGCTTAATTTTTCTTTTGTTCTTTTGCGTTTTCACCTGGCGAAAAAATATTTTAGCAGGAGCAATGGCAGGAGCAGTAGCAGTAGCAATAGTAGGAGCATTATCAAGTTTACTAGTAGCAGAAGCAGGAGGAGGAATACTAGTGGCAGGAGGAGTAGCAATAACACTAGCATTAGTAGCAGGAGTTTCAGTAGCGATAATGGCAACAGTACTGGCACTAGTAGGAGTGGAAAGAGCAGTAGTAGGAATAGCAGGAACGGTGATAGTAACAGTAGCAGGAGGAGTAGGAGTAGCATCATTAAGAGTAGGAGTAAGAGAAGTAGCAACGGCAGTAGTAGTAACCTTGACGCTTTTCTTCTGTTACACTGGTTGGTTAACTCTTAAAAAAGAACACCGCGATCCCTGGTTACGCAGAATTGTCATTGCCTTTGCTGGCCTTGGCGGAACCTCATTTTTTCATGCCAACTTAACCGCCACTGACTTTACGGGAGCAACTTTAAAAAGTACCAATTTTAATCAAGCAATCCTGAATAAAACGATCTTTAAACAAGCGATTAAATTAGAATTAGCCCGCCCTGGCAAAACTTTATTAGTTAATCCTCAAGTCAGAGAATTATTGATTAATCCCAGTACAGGCGCAGGACAGGATTTAAGCAAAGCCGATTTACGCGGGGCCAATCTCGACGGAGCCAACCTACAAAAAACCAATTTACAGTTAGCTGATCTCAGTCAAGCCAGTTTTAAATATGCCAATTTACGAGAAGCCAATCTCACCGAAGTTAACGCCGTTAATGCTGATTTAAGCCATGCCACTTTAACAGGAGCCTGTGTAGAAAACTGGAATATTGATGCCACTACTCAACTCGAAAATATAGATTGCCAATACGTTTATCTTCTCAATAACCAAAAAGAACGTCGTCCCAGTAGCGGCGAATTTGAGCCAGGGGAATTTACCCAACTGTTTGAAGAAGTTTTCGACACCGTTGATCTCATTTTTCGGGATGGCATGGACTGGAAAGCTTTAATGAATACCTTCAAAGAAGTGCAAGTTCAAAACGAAGATACGCCTCTCCAGGTGCAAGCCATTGAAAATAAAGGTAATGGAGTCTTTATCGTCAAAGTTCATGTTCCTCCCGATGCCAACAAAGAAAAAATCCATCAAGAATTGACTGAAATTTATCAAATTAAAGCCCAATTAACAGCCCAAGACGAACAGTTAAAATTTTTACGAGAACAGAACACCGACCTGATGCAGATTATTAAAATTCAAGCCAATAACTAG
- a CDS encoding transposase, translated as MLEWWTKNFASCELGDERLNNRAFSIGKKLSEGFGKALSEVFKGGNELKRAYEFLGIRKQTLSR; from the coding sequence ATGTTGGAATGGTGGACAAAAAACTTTGCCAGTTGTGAATTGGGAGACGAGAGGCTAAACAATCGTGCCTTCTCGATTGGGAAAAAGTTAAGTGAGGGGTTTGGAAAAGCCTTATCAGAAGTGTTTAAGGGAGGAAACGAGTTAAAGAGGGCCTATGAATTTTTGGGAATCCGAAAACAGACTTTGTCAAGATAA
- a CDS encoding ISL3 family transposase: MLFFLENLVDLPKVNIRNVIQEGKQAFLILSCQEEEVKCNYCGSLTDELHQTNSVLVRDLSISGQMVYLKVPRRKFYCKDCQRFFTENLEFMEARRKYTVRYEEYIYGRVNVSSVEQVGREESLSWDQVNGIYQRQCEAKKKDWQGVKHLGMDEIAKRKGHQNFVTVLGDIEKGELIEVIDSHQQDKIIEVLMEKELEVREGVEQVSVDMWGGFPKVIEKVFPNAVIVTDRFHVMKALNEELNKIRKQTKLNVKIKGEKWLLLKNKEDLKEEELEKLELVLKQSARLRKAYEYKESFREIYEKVNDKEEGRLKFTEWLENAKSIYTDVISTIRRNLDSICNYFLSRTTNGAMEGINNRLKLIKRQAYGFMNFDNMRNRFLACFS, from the coding sequence ATGTTATTTTTTCTAGAAAATCTGGTAGATTTGCCAAAGGTAAACATAAGAAATGTGATTCAAGAGGGAAAACAAGCGTTTTTAATACTGAGTTGTCAAGAGGAAGAAGTCAAATGTAATTATTGTGGTAGCTTAACGGATGAATTACATCAGACGAACAGTGTATTAGTAAGGGACTTGTCTATCTCTGGTCAAATGGTATATCTGAAAGTCCCTCGTCGTAAATTTTACTGTAAAGATTGTCAAAGGTTTTTTACAGAAAATCTAGAATTTATGGAAGCCCGTAGGAAATACACAGTGAGGTATGAAGAATATATTTATGGACGAGTAAATGTGAGCAGTGTGGAACAAGTAGGTAGAGAGGAATCTCTATCATGGGATCAAGTGAATGGAATTTACCAACGTCAATGTGAAGCTAAAAAAAAAGATTGGCAAGGAGTAAAACACCTCGGGATGGATGAAATAGCGAAACGAAAAGGTCATCAGAATTTTGTAACAGTGTTAGGAGATATAGAGAAAGGAGAATTAATAGAAGTGATAGATAGTCATCAACAAGATAAAATCATCGAAGTGCTGATGGAGAAAGAATTAGAGGTGAGGGAAGGAGTAGAACAAGTGAGTGTAGATATGTGGGGAGGATTTCCTAAAGTAATAGAAAAAGTATTTCCGAATGCAGTAATTGTAACAGATAGATTTCATGTAATGAAGGCGTTGAATGAAGAATTGAATAAAATCCGTAAACAGACAAAATTGAATGTAAAAATCAAGGGAGAAAAGTGGCTATTATTAAAAAATAAAGAAGACCTAAAAGAGGAAGAGTTAGAAAAACTAGAATTGGTGTTAAAGCAATCTGCTCGTTTGCGTAAAGCGTATGAATATAAAGAGTCATTTAGAGAGATATATGAAAAAGTAAATGATAAGGAAGAAGGAAGATTAAAATTTACAGAATGGTTAGAGAATGCAAAGAGCATTTATACAGATGTAATTAGCACAATTCGTAGGAATTTGGACTCTATTTGTAACTACTTTTTGAGTCGAACGACGAATGGGGCAATGGAAGGCATCAATAATCGTCTTAAACTAATCAAGCGTCAAGCTTATGGATTTATGAACTTTGATAATATGCGAAATCGTTTTTTAGCTTGCTTTTCATGA